In the genome of Bacteroides mediterraneensis, the window ATAATCAGGGGAATGATGAAGTTCAGAAACTGGCTGAAAAGCGCGTTGAATGTCACAAAAATGCGTACCGGAAGTGCCGGCGAAACTGTACCTGCACCAATACCCAGAGCGATAGCTAGGATGATGCGGGCAAGGAGTCCTAGTTTAATTTTTTTCATGGGGCTTAGTTTTTGTCACAAAGATAGTATAATAATCCTGAATAAGCGATACACCCTACCTGAGGAAATGATTACTTTTGTGCCCGAGAAAAATAACGGACAAAATTAGTTAAATTATGGAACCGACTCAAAAGAAGATTAACAAGGTAGAGCTTCGAAATTTGCAGATTGAAGACTATGCACAGCTTGCCCAGTCGTTTACTCGCGTTTATGCAGACAAGGATGTGTTCTGGACACATGCACAAATAGAAAAACTGATTCGTATTTTCCCCGAAGGACAGATTGTAACCGTCGTGGATGACAAGATTGTGGGATGCGCACTTTCTATCATCGTGGATTATGATTTGGTCAAGGGAGACCACACGTATGCGAAGGTGACAGGAGATGAGACCTTCAGCACACACAATCCGAAAGGGAATATCCTTTATGGTATTGAAGTGTTTATCCATCCGGAATACCGGGGATTGCGCCTGGCCCGCCGAATGTATGAATATCGTAAGGAATTGTGTGAAAAATTGAATCTGAAAGCCATCATGTTCGGTGGACGTATTCCGAACTATTACAAATATGCCGACCAGATGCGTCCGAAGGAATACATCGAGAAGGTCCGTTCGCGCGAAATCTACGATCCGGTGCTGACCTTCCAGCTTTCGAATGATTTCCACGTACGTCGTGTGATGCGTAATTACCTGCCGAACGACGAGGAATCCAAGCATTGCGCTACGTTGTTGCAGTGGGATAATATTTACTATCAGCCGCCTACAGATTCGTACATTGACAAGAAGACCACAGTCAGAGTCGGGTTGGTGCAGTGGCAGATGCGTTCCTATCAGACATTGGATGACGTGTTTGAACAAGTGGAGTTCTTCATCGATGCGGTGGCCGGATACAAGAGCGACTTTGTACTTTTCCCGGAATATTTCAATGCTCCGTTGATGGCCAAATTCAACAATATGGGAGAGGCCCAGTCTATCCGTGCTTTGGCTCAATATACGGAAGATATCAGAGACCGTTTCATCAACCTGGCTATCAAGCATAACATCAATATCATCACAGGTAGTATGCCTTACGTGAAAGAGGACGGCGGACTTTATAATGTGGGATTCCTTTGCCGTCGTGATGGAACTTACGAAATGTATGAGAAGATTCATGTAACCCCCGATGAAGTGAAGAGCTGGGGGTTGAGCGGCGGTAAGAAAGTACAGACCTTTGACACCGACTGTGCCAAAATCGGTGTGCTGATTTGCTACGATGTGGAATTCCCGGAACTTTCCCGACTGATGGCCGATCAGGGCATGCAGATTCTGTTTGTGCCGTTCCTGACCGATACGCAGAACGGTTATTCACGTGTACGGGTCTGCGCACAGGCACGTGCCATTGAAAATGAATGTTTCGTGGTGATTGCCGGAAGTGTGGGCAACCTGCCTCGTGTGCACAACATGGATATCCAGTATGCCCAGTCGGGAGTCTTTACGCCGTGTGACTTTGCTTTCCCGACCGACGGAAAACGTGCGGAAGCTACTCCGAATACCGAAATGATTCTGGTTTCAGATGTAGATTTGGACTTATTGAATGAACTTCACACCTATGGTAGTGTGCGTAACCTGCGTGACCGCCGGAATGATTTGTATGAATTGCGTATGAAAAAGAACGCACAGGAAAATAATTGATAAAAAATCCCCGGACGGCAATCTCGTTATCCGGGGATTTTTGTGTCTTATTCTTTGTAAAGGTCCTCGTGGTAGTCGAACAGCCAGTCGGCTTCTGCCAATAGCGGATGGTGTTTGTCTTTCTCCGAAAGGATGACTTTTTCGGCAGGTATCTTCCAGTTAATCTTCAAAGCCGGGTCGTTCCAGGCAATGGCTCCTTCACTTTGGGGGGCATAGAAATTGTCGCACTTGTACTGGAAGATGACTTCGTCGCTCAGTACGCTGAATCCGTGGGCAAAGCCTCGTGGAATGAAGAACTGGCGGTGATTGTCTTCGGTCAGTTCCACAGCTACATGTTGTCCGAAAGTGGGAGAACCCTTTCGGATGTCCACCGCCACGTCGAGTACAGAACCCTTGATGACTCTTACCAGCTTGCTTTGAGCAAACGGTGGTTTCTGAAAATGCAGTCCGCGTAATACCCCGTAACTGGATTTACTCTCGTTGTCTTGTACGAAATGGATGGTGCGTACTTGCTTGTCGAAATCTCTTTGTGAAAAAGATTCAAAAAAATATCCTCTCTCATCTTTGAACAGGCGGGGTTCGATAACGACCACCCCTTCAATCTCTGTATTTATTACTTCCATGTGTGAATGATTAATATCATTTATCGGTTGTTCTTTTGCAATTCGTCGATGACCTTCAGTAAATACTGACCGTATTGGTTTTTCAGCATGGGCTGGGCCAGTTCTCTCATCTTTTCGGGGGTAATCCAGCCTTGTCGCAGGGCTATTCCTTCCAGGCAGGCAACTTTCAGTCCTTGTCGTTTTTCAATTACTTCGATGTAGGTGGATGCCTCTGCCAGCGAGTCGTGTGTGCCGGTGTCCAGCCAGGCGAATCCTCTTCCCAAAGTCTGGACTTTCAGTTCTCCGTCGGCCAGGAAACGCTGGTTCACCGAAGTGATTTCCAGTTCACCGCGGGCGGAAGGCTTGATTTGTTTGGCTACTTCCACCACCTTGTTTGGATAGAAATAAAGGCCTGTCACGGCATAGTTGGACTTGGGGTGCTGAGGCTTTTCTTCAATGGACAGGCAATTTCCTTCCTTGTCGAATTCAGCCACTCCATAACGTTCCGGGTCGCTCACCCAATAGCCGAAAACGGTCGCTTTTCCTTCTTCTTCGGCCATACGGACCGCTTCTTTCAGCATCACCGTGAAGCTGTTTCCATGGAAAATATTGTCACCCAAGACCAGGCAGACCGCATCGTTTCCGATAAATTCTTCTCCAATCAGGAATGCTTGTGCCAGTCCGTCGGGGGAAGGCTGTTCTGCATATTCAAAATGTACGCCGAAATCGCTTCCGTCTCCTAGCAGCCGACGGAATCCGGGAAGGTCGTAAGGAGTAGAAATAATCAGAATATCACGTATCCCTGCCAGCATCAGCACAGATATCGGGTAATAAATCATGGGTTTGTCAAAAACTGGAAGAAGTTGTTTGGAGACCCCTTTGGTTATAGGGTAGAGTCGAGTGCCCGACCCTCCTGCAAGAACAATACCTTTCATGGTTGAATGATTTTAATTAGTTTGCTGCAAAGAAAAAAGTTTTTTGTGAGAACTCAAAGTTTCTGCCTATTATCATTAAGGTGGAAAGGGAATA includes:
- a CDS encoding carbon-nitrogen hydrolase family protein, producing MEPTQKKINKVELRNLQIEDYAQLAQSFTRVYADKDVFWTHAQIEKLIRIFPEGQIVTVVDDKIVGCALSIIVDYDLVKGDHTYAKVTGDETFSTHNPKGNILYGIEVFIHPEYRGLRLARRMYEYRKELCEKLNLKAIMFGGRIPNYYKYADQMRPKEYIEKVRSREIYDPVLTFQLSNDFHVRRVMRNYLPNDEESKHCATLLQWDNIYYQPPTDSYIDKKTTVRVGLVQWQMRSYQTLDDVFEQVEFFIDAVAGYKSDFVLFPEYFNAPLMAKFNNMGEAQSIRALAQYTEDIRDRFINLAIKHNINIITGSMPYVKEDGGLYNVGFLCRRDGTYEMYEKIHVTPDEVKSWGLSGGKKVQTFDTDCAKIGVLICYDVEFPELSRLMADQGMQILFVPFLTDTQNGYSRVRVCAQARAIENECFVVIAGSVGNLPRVHNMDIQYAQSGVFTPCDFAFPTDGKRAEATPNTEMILVSDVDLDLLNELHTYGSVRNLRDRRNDLYELRMKKNAQENN
- the rfbC gene encoding dTDP-4-dehydrorhamnose 3,5-epimerase, translating into MEVINTEIEGVVVIEPRLFKDERGYFFESFSQRDFDKQVRTIHFVQDNESKSSYGVLRGLHFQKPPFAQSKLVRVIKGSVLDVAVDIRKGSPTFGQHVAVELTEDNHRQFFIPRGFAHGFSVLSDEVIFQYKCDNFYAPQSEGAIAWNDPALKINWKIPAEKVILSEKDKHHPLLAEADWLFDYHEDLYKE
- the rfbA gene encoding glucose-1-phosphate thymidylyltransferase RfbA translates to MKGIVLAGGSGTRLYPITKGVSKQLLPVFDKPMIYYPISVLMLAGIRDILIISTPYDLPGFRRLLGDGSDFGVHFEYAEQPSPDGLAQAFLIGEEFIGNDAVCLVLGDNIFHGNSFTVMLKEAVRMAEEEGKATVFGYWVSDPERYGVAEFDKEGNCLSIEEKPQHPKSNYAVTGLYFYPNKVVEVAKQIKPSARGELEITSVNQRFLADGELKVQTLGRGFAWLDTGTHDSLAEASTYIEVIEKRQGLKVACLEGIALRQGWITPEKMRELAQPMLKNQYGQYLLKVIDELQKNNR